A window of the Chitinophagales bacterium genome harbors these coding sequences:
- a CDS encoding VTT domain-containing protein has translation MELIHFLLEFLKDPLTVLQMFIAQYGTLVYAILFLIIFVETGVVVMPLLPGDSLLFSVGLIAATTGEINIYFIIPLLILAALIGDNVNYFIGKKFGDFIQEKEKILFLKKEHIEETEKYFEKYGTKTVILARYIPIVRTIAPFVAGAGEMKYRTYLTYCFIGACLWVCSITLLGYFLGNIPFIKYNFEKVVLGIVFVSVLPIVIKVFQAKFSKSK, from the coding sequence TTGGAATTAATACATTTTTTATTAGAATTTTTAAAGGATCCATTGACCGTATTGCAGATGTTTATTGCACAGTATGGTACTTTAGTTTATGCCATATTGTTTTTAATCATTTTTGTGGAAACGGGAGTTGTAGTCATGCCTTTGCTACCGGGCGATTCATTATTGTTTTCTGTAGGGCTTATAGCTGCTACTACAGGAGAAATAAATATTTATTTCATAATCCCACTTCTCATTTTAGCTGCCTTAATTGGAGATAATGTCAATTATTTTATAGGTAAAAAATTTGGTGATTTTATTCAGGAGAAGGAAAAGATACTCTTTCTAAAGAAGGAGCATATCGAAGAAACAGAAAAATATTTTGAAAAATACGGCACGAAAACCGTCATTCTCGCGCGTTATATACCTATCGTGCGCACTATAGCTCCTTTTGTAGCAGGTGCTGGTGAGATGAAATATAGAACCTATTTAACCTATTGTTTTATTGGTGCTTGCCTTTGGGTATGTTCTATTACGCTCTTAGGTTATTTTCTTGGCAATATTCCTTTCATTAAATATAATTTCGAAAAAGTAGTATTAGGTATTGTTTTTGTCTCTGTTTTACCTATAGTGATTAAGGTATTTCAAGCAAAATTTAGTAAATCAAAGTAG
- a CDS encoding AAA family ATPase, with amino-acid sequence MRIIGITGTIGAGKGTVVEYLVAKYKFKHYSVRNYLTRILEAQGLEPNRDHLTELANALRAKNNSPSFIIEELYKEATLDGGNAIIESIRTTGEIEKLKSFGNFILLAVDADQDVRYQRAFARKSPTDKISFEKFQADEAREMTSNNPNNQNLSSCIQMADCIILNNKGLVELHENVDKLMLQLTNSC; translated from the coding sequence ATGCGCATTATAGGAATTACAGGTACAATAGGCGCAGGGAAAGGAACTGTGGTGGAGTACTTGGTCGCTAAATATAAATTTAAACATTACTCTGTGCGAAATTATTTAACCCGAATATTGGAAGCGCAAGGTTTAGAACCAAATAGAGATCACCTCACAGAACTAGCGAATGCATTGCGAGCTAAGAATAATTCTCCGAGCTTTATCATTGAAGAATTGTACAAGGAAGCTACTCTAGATGGAGGCAATGCTATTATTGAAAGCATACGAACGACGGGGGAGATTGAAAAATTAAAGTCGTTCGGTAATTTCATTTTATTAGCAGTAGATGCGGATCAGGATGTGCGTTATCAAAGAGCATTTGCCAGAAAAAGCCCAACCGATAAAATTAGTTTCGAAAAATTTCAGGCAGATGAAGCCCGTGAAATGACCTCGAATAATCCTAATAATCAAAATCTATCGAGTTGTATTCAAATGGCAGATTGTATTATATTGAATAATAAAGGATTGGTGGAATTACACGAAAATGTGGATAAGCTTATGTTACAGCTAACCAATTCATGCTGA